In Mercenaria mercenaria strain notata chromosome 14, MADL_Memer_1, whole genome shotgun sequence, the following are encoded in one genomic region:
- the LOC128548164 gene encoding zinc finger MYM-type protein 1-like — MKSQIAIKRGRSITLPKQTQDIGETLSSAHAQEKMNNRHQLLKILRSIRFLARQGLSLRGHDNNNSNFIQLLKLHGQTDDSILTWLEKKTDKLTSGDIQIEILQIIALGILRRVAANIGTNCFYSIMADEATDQSNREQVVLVLRHVDSDLNVHEDFIGLYLVRSTDAQTLTNVIEDVLLHMNISLSNCHGQCYDGASNMSGAKKGVATQLSSREPRAVYTHCYGHALNLAVGDTVKRSKVMRDALDTVNEMSKLIKYSPKRDSKLEEIKQEMSPGTPGFRVLCPTHWTVRAASFGSVLENYNVLQSLWESSYESVRDSETRAHILGVQSRMSNFDFLFGVSLGYEILRHTDNMSKCLQNKDMSAAEGQHLSKISIGTLSDMRKDDAYDKFWESVNEKLDTLDVSEPVMPLRRKMPKRFETREAPHEFHATEKDLYCQKYYEALDLAVNCVQDRFDQPSYKSYRHLEDLVLKCVTNDPSYLEDMD; from the coding sequence atgaaaagtcagATTGCCATAAAGAGGGGAAGAAGCATCACACTTCCAAAACAGACACAGGACATCGGTGAGACCTTATCTTCGGCTCACGCTCAAGAGAAAATGAACAACAGACATCAGCTTCTCAAGATATTAAGAAGTATCCGGTTTTTAGCTCGCCAGGGACTATCTCTACGAGGTCATGACAATAACAACAGCAACTTCATTCAACTGTTGAAATTACACGGTCAGACGGATGATTCTATTCTTACATGGCTTGAAAAGAAAACAGACAAACTTACTAGTGGTGACATTCAAATTGAGATACTGCAAATAATAGCATTAGGAATTTTACGGAGAGTGGCAGCGAACATTGGGACTAATTGTTTCTATTCTATAATGGCGGATGAGGCAACCGATCAGTCAAACCGTGAACAAGTTGTGCTTGTATTAAGACATGTGGACAGTGATCTGAATGTGCATGAGGATTTTATTGGACTTTACCTTGTTCGTTCTACTGACGCGCAAACATTGACCAATGTAATTGAGGATGTGCTACTCCATATGAACATTTCCTTGAGCAACTGTCATGGACAATGCTACGATGGAGCAAGTAACATGTCTGGTGCCAAAAAGGGAGTTGCAACACAGCTGTCAAGCCGTGAACCCCGTGCAGTGTATACGCATTGCTATGGACATGCTCTGAACCTGGCAGTTGGAGATACAGTGAAACGTTCAAAAGTCATGAGAGACGCATTAgatactgtaaatgaaatgtcaaaattaatcaaatattcGCCAAAAAGGGACAGCAAACTAGAGGAAATTAAACAGGAGATGAGCCCAGGGACACCGGGATTTCGCGTTTTGTGTCCTACGCATTGGACTGTGAGAGCAGCTAGTTTCGGAAGTGTTCTTGAAAATTACAATGTGCTACAATCTTTATGGGAAAGCTCGTACGAAAGTGTCAGGGACTCTGAAACACGTGCACATATTCTAGGTGTTCAGTCTCGTATGTCTAATTTTGACTTCCTGTTTGGTGTTAGCTTAGGGTACGAAATTCTCAGACATACCGATAATATGAGCAAATGTTTGCAGAACAAAGACATGTCAGCAGCTGAAGGTCAGCATTTATCCAAAATTTCGATCGGAACACTCAGTGATATGAGAAAGGATGACGCCTACGATAAGTTCTGGGAAAGCGTAAATGAAAAACTGGACACTTTGGATGTCAGTGAGCCTGTAATGCCTCTACGTCGTAAAATGCCAAAACGTTTCGAGACTAGGGAGGCACCACACGAATTTCACGCTACAGAGAAAGACCTGTACTGCCAGAAATATTATGAGGCACTGGATTTAGCTGTAAACTGTGTGCAGGATCGATTTGACCAACCCAGTTACAAGTCCTATCGTCACTTGGAAGATCTGGTACTTAAATGTGTCACCAATGACCCTTCATACCTGGAAGATATGGACTAG